The Lactuca sativa cultivar Salinas chromosome 2, Lsat_Salinas_v11, whole genome shotgun sequence genome includes a window with the following:
- the LOC122196503 gene encoding phytosulfokines 3, producing the protein MSRTTIFFILVLLFCSPPPYTASLTTTTTMTKHKNKGGVETAQIEEGCEGIGEEECLMRRTLVAHIDYIYTQNQTP; encoded by the exons ATGTCTAGAACCACCATCTTCTTCATACTCGTCCTCCTCTTCTGCTCCCCACCACCCTACACTGCCAgcctcaccaccaccaccaccatgacgAAACATAAAAATAAG GGAGGCGTTGAAACTGCACAAATTGAAGAGGGCTGTGAAGGAATTGGTGAAGAAGAATGCTTGATGAGAAGAACACTTGTTGCTCATATCGACTATATCTATACACAGAACCAAACCCCATGA
- the LOC111900222 gene encoding protein PHLOEM PROTEIN 2-LIKE A10 translates to MDLATINDGLRFSRKRKKWILLIAALGFSTYGAYKVCKAPSVIQKRDRVMKVLGALASITESLGDSAEAIGVISKDLKEFIQSDSDQIPSSLKQVFKITKSDEFSESIVKITRSFTVGLLQGYRVDAGKRDSGPSFPDRALDKLLTPAGSGFASVIAGSFARNLFIGGSMNSGSPLHEWIDVIADDKCRKLIGDCIQQFVATMVTVYLDKTIDINPFEEILSGLTNPKHEEKVRNLLALICNSAIETFVRTSHQLLTDSKSNSNPKPSSTISKVLDGKELVLSKLKARKSNMSSSLAVPGNMRFVLDVTGRVTLATAKSFLQFSLDKLSERMKRSYQEAYRYLSAKSLIVMTIFISLYLHLLSAPWSLVSY, encoded by the coding sequence ATGGATCTAGCAACGATAAACGATGGTCTGCGTTTCTCCAGGAAAAGAAAGAAATGGATTCTTCTCATAGCAGCGTTAGGGTTTTCAACTTACGGTGCTTATAAGGTTTGTAAAGCGCCTTCTGTCATTCAGAAGAGGGATAGGGTGATGAAGGTTTTAGGCGCCTTAGCTTCCATTACCGAATCTCTCGGTGATTCCGCCGAGGCAATAGGAGTGATTTCCAAGGATCTGAAAGAGTTTATACAATCCGATTCCGATCAAATCCCTAGCAGTTTAAAGCAAGTTTTCAAAATTACCAAGTCTGATGAGTTCTCGGAGTCAATTGTTAAGATTACAAGATCATTCACCGTGGGGCTTCTACAAGGGTATCGAGTTGACGCCGGAAAACGTGATTCCGGTCCAAGTTTTCCCGATCGAGCTTTGGATAAGCTGTTAACTCCGGCAGGTTCTGGTTTTGCTTCCGTCATTGCTGGGAGTTTCGCCAGGAATCTATTCATCGGAGGTTCAATGAACTCCGGTAGTCCGCTTCATGAATGGATCGATGTGATTGCTGATGACAAATGTAGGAAGCTAATCGGTGACTGTATTCAGCAGTTCGTGGCCACAATGGTGACAGTTTATCTCGACAAAACCATTGACATAAACCCCTTCGAGGAGATCTTATCAGGTTTGACTAACCCTAAACACGAAGAAAAAGTGAGAAATCTATTGGCGTTAATCTGCAACAGCGCTATCGAGACTTTCGTCAGAACTTCTCACCAACTCTTGACAGATTCAAAATCGAACTCGAACCCTAAACCTTCTTCTACCATTAGTAAAGTTTTAGATGGGAAAGAACTAGTGTTGAGTAAACTAAAAGCAAGAAAGAGTAACATGTCATCTTCTCTAGCAGTTCCTGGCAACATGAGGTTTGTTCTTGATGTGACAGGAAGAGTCACACTCGCAACCGCAAAATCTTTTCTCCAATTTTCTTTAGACAAGTTATCAGAGCGTATGAAAAGAAGCTATCAAGAAGCTTACAGGTACTTGAGTGCAAAATCTTTGATTGTTATGACAATATTCATTTCACTGTATTTGCACCTGTTAAGTGCTCCATGGAGTTTGGTTTCATATTAG
- the LOC111900220 gene encoding uncharacterized protein LOC111900220 produces MSWFARSITNTLKLDDNDDDDDDEQYPVNKNTDDSANQKHEQQAVEDNSPQSPGRGVKEDLSEITKTLTRQFWGVASFLAPPVASGQSNERSKPSDPETSDPEAISGIRKDFAEIGGKLRSGISKLSNNIDVSEITKMASDFLHLESEDEDYDSSDGDGAVGVTDEVVAFAKDIAMHPETWLDFPVLDDEDDDEDFHLSDAQQEHALAIEDLAPRLSALRVKLCPDHMTETSFWKIYFVHLHPKLEHNAAKLLSTPKIVRARSLLLHELKNRQLKNEARRISSCSENMANSAPESPLLETLKVKHPIESDDIKIVDKSVIQHKPHDLTKDEDEWLKEESSETVTVTVENDVDVSFSDLEDDDDDDDDDGNIPIHYKKATYGSDSSRTEIGSWVELDLSSTDSSHGSEQVSVNNSETKESNDWFDVVDIDVV; encoded by the exons ATGTCATGGTTCGCTAGATCAATCACCAACACTCTCAAACTAGACGAcaacgacgacgacgacgacgacgaacAATATCCTGTGAACAAGAACACAGACGACTCCGCTAATCAAAAACATGAACAACAAGCAGTCGAGGACAATTCGCCTCAATCTCCAGGGCGAGGAGTCAAAGAAGACCTATCAGAGATCACAAAAACCCTAACTCGTCAATTCTGGGGCGTCGCGTCGTTTCTTGCTCCTCCGGTTGCCTCCGGACAGTCTAATGAGCGATCGAAGCCGTCTGATCCGGAAACTTCTGATCCGGAAGCAATCTCTGGGATACGCAAAGACTTCGCCGAGATCGGAGGGAAGCTTCGCAGTGGAATTTCTAAGCTGTCTAACAATATAGATGTGTCGGAGATTACAAAAATGGCTTCGGATTTTCTTCACCTGGAATCGGAGGATGAAGATTACGATTCCTCTGATGGCGATGGTGCCGTTGGTGTTACGGATGAAGTTGTGGCTTTTGCTAAGGATATCGCTATGCATCCTGAAACTTGGTTGGATTTTCCTGTACTCGATGATGAAGACGACGATGAAG ACTTTCACCTGTCTGATGCCCAACAAGAACATGCTTTGGCTATTGAAGATCTGGCACCAAGATTAAGTGCTCTTAGGGTTAAGCTCTGCCCTGATCATATGACTGAGACTTCCTTCTGGAAGAtatattttgtacatttgcatCCAAAACTCGAACACAACGCTGCCAAACTTCTTTCAACACCCAAG ATTGTGAGAGCCAGATCCTTGTTACTACATGAGTTGAAAAACCGACAGTTGAAGAATGAAGCACGAAGAATCAGTTCTTGTTCTGAAAACATGGCCAATTCTGCACCAGAATCTCCCCTTCTTGAGACTTTAAAAGTCAAACACCCCATTGAAAGTGATGACATCAAGATTGTTGATAAATCTGTGATTCAACACAAGCCACATGACCTAACCAAAGATGAAGACGAGTGGTTAAAAGAAGAGAGTTCAGAGACTGTTACAGTCACTGTTGAGAATGATGTGGATGTATCATTTAGTGAtcttgaagatgatgatgatgatgatgatgatgatggaaaCATTCCTATACATTACAAGAAAGCAACATATGGATCTGATTCTTCAAGAACCGAGATAggaagttgggtagaattggatCTAAGCTCAACGGATTCAAGTCATGGATCTGAACAAGTAAGTGTGAATAACTCTGAAACTAAGGAATCTAATGATTGGTTTGATGTTGTTGACATTGATGTGGTATGA